A genomic segment from Pectinophora gossypiella chromosome 27, ilPecGoss1.1, whole genome shotgun sequence encodes:
- the LOC126378994 gene encoding zinc finger protein 423-like codes for MILLCSNATPIRCHAGVGYKCCFCSDQYAKPSDLKEHTLSKHDDETKASFMKRATMVRYIVKLDISWLACKLCGGNMKTLEDLISHLVSKHEKVYYSDIKNHIIPFKFETEGLKCAVCCNDFNNFKVLLEHMNVHFKNHVCEVCGCGFVNKHTLQCHSYRHITGVFNCSHCPKVFDTKVKRRDHERSVHVKASKTNKCGYCDEKFSDYRKKKDHEVKEHGATPLVLKCQACDETFNDQTLLTVHTKTYHLMERRIPH; via the coding sequence ATGATTCTGCTTTGCTCTAACGCGACTCCAATCCGTTGTCATGCTGGTGTTGGATACAAATGCTGTTTCTGCTCAGATCAGTACGCTAAACCTTCGGATTTAAAAGAACATACATTGTCCAAACATGATGATGAGACAAAAGCTTCATTTATGAAGCGAGCAACTATGGTCAGGTACATCGTGAAGCTAGACATAAGTTGGCTAGCTTGCAAACTATGTGGTGGCAACATGAAAACTTTAGAAGACCTAATAAGCCATTTAGTATCGAAACACGAAAAGGTTTACTACTCTGATATTAAAAACCATATCATTCCTTTTAAGTTCGAAACCGAAGGTCTTAAGTGCGCTGTTTGTTGTAACGACTTCAACAACTTCAAAGTTCTGTTGGAACATATGAATGTGCACTTCAAGAATCATGTCTGCGAGGTGTGCGGGTGTGGATTTGTGAATAAGCACACATTACAATGCCACAGCTACAGACATATAACTGGGGTGTTCAACTGCTCACATTGCCCTAAAGTCTTCGATACTAAAGTCAAGAGACGGGACCATGAAAGATCTGTCCACGTGAAAGCGAGTAAAACCAACAAATGTGGGTATTGTGATGAAAAGTTCTCAGATTACAGGAAGAAGAAGGATCATGAAGTGAAGGAACATGGTGCGACGCCGCTGGTGCTGAAGTGCCAGGCGTGCGACGAAACTTTTAATGATCAAACTCTTCTGACAGTTCATACGAAGACTTACCATTTGATGGAGAGAAGAATACCTCATTAA
- the LOC126378745 gene encoding zinc finger protein 93-like translates to MQRTEEECEEIKLKKNLNFSSFITIKPASKKRRSSQSRALEQKSRITELDLQYENINKILRCSNATPIRCFVSSRYACSYCFEQFHDPKELKGHTLSHSDNAIPDFLKIKTLSRYIVYMDISNLKCKICDLEIDDLDSLTNHLKTNHNETVHELKNHIVPFKFGDDSDELACVECSKTFDDILTLQEHTTGHYKNYKCEFCEAAFLNRSMMIQHKKDAHNVDQKVKYQTHA, encoded by the coding sequence ATGCAACGAACGGAAGAAGAATGTGAAGAAATAAAACTGAAGAAGAATTTGAATTTCTCTTCCTTCATAACTATAAAGCCCGCTTCTAAAAAGCGGCGCTCCAGCCAAAGTAGAGCTTTAGAACAGAAATCAAGAATAACAGAATTAGACTTACAATATGAGAACATAAACAAGATATTGCGTTGTTCTAACGCAACTCCCATAAGATGCTTTGTAAGCTCACGATACGCCTGTAGCTATTGCTTCGAACAGTTCCACGATCCAAAAGAGCTGAAGGGCCATACGCTATCGCACTCCGATAACGCAATACCAGATTTCCTCAAAATCAAAACTTTATCCAGATACATAGTGTATATGGACATAAGCAACTTGAAATGCAAAATTTGTGACCTGGAAATCGATGATTTGGACAGTTTAACGAACCATTTGAAGACAAATCATAACGAAACGGTACATGAGCTGAAGAACCACATAGTTCCTTTCAAATTTGGGGATGATAGTGATGAACTGGCGTGTGTTGAGTGCTCGAAAACGTTCGATGATATTTTGACTCTACAAGAGCACACAACAGGTCACTATAAGAACTATAAATGCGAGTTCTGTGAGGCAGCGTTTCTCAACCGAAGTATGATGATACAGCACAAGAAAGATGCACATAACGTGGACCAGAAAGTCAAATATCAGACACATGCATAG